One part of the Deltaproteobacteria bacterium genome encodes these proteins:
- a CDS encoding molecular chaperone TorD family protein: MLQPSFWLPIEKVLFRLDSSSEVIFKEIKAVLNHFPTAPALFDGLEEEYVRLFISDRRGIRAPLYASCYGAINSAERAPLMGEPALAMQERFRSKGLSLADDIGEPPDHLSIELEYLYFLLERGWAEDDDLLLKEAGQFASEIMLPWVGQLRQRLEAIETENPFYPLITTLLSAFLKMIGEIKEGV; encoded by the coding sequence ATGTTGCAGCCCTCCTTTTGGCTCCCCATTGAAAAAGTGCTCTTCCGGCTGGACTCTTCTTCGGAGGTGATCTTTAAGGAAATTAAGGCCGTTTTAAACCATTTTCCCACGGCCCCGGCCCTTTTCGATGGACTGGAAGAAGAGTACGTTCGTTTGTTCATCAGTGACCGCCGGGGAATAAGGGCACCGCTGTATGCCTCCTGTTATGGGGCTATAAACTCCGCAGAAAGAGCGCCTTTGATGGGAGAGCCGGCCCTGGCCATGCAAGAACGATTTCGATCCAAAGGGTTGTCCCTGGCGGACGATATCGGGGAGCCGCCGGATCACCTGTCCATCGAACTGGAATATCTCTATTTTTTGCTGGAAAGGGGCTGGGCCGAGGATGATGACCTGCTTTTGAAGGAGGCCGGGCAGTTCGCCTCAGAAATCATGCTGCCCTGGGTCGGGCAGTTGCGGCAGAGGCTGGAGGCCATAGAAACCGAAAACCCATTTTATCCTCTCATCACCACCCTCTTATCGGCTTTCCTTAAAATGATCGGAGAAATAAAAGAAGGGGTTTAA